Proteins encoded together in one Chryseobacterium taklimakanense window:
- a CDS encoding LysM peptidoglycan-binding domain-containing protein: MVKKILLLSAFAMFSAVSAQKKHTVAKGDNPYNIAKRYGITLDELLKLNPGVKDGKVNIGDVLVVDKKSAATASERKTAVPSTPKNSGEMGYITLQPKQTVYGITKQYHITETELRAINPNLDSNMKIGDKVALPLEKIRKYGAGQTQEAAKAAETATANGTVVKQNADADSYVVQPKDNYYRITKNFNITQDQLFAMNPGLEQKGLQPGDVLKVKGSAAKAAETIPERASQSPSPSETVTAVADDYVTYTVRDGDTVFGILNRFGVSLDELLSLNPELSNGLKAGMVLKIKKLDAQYVKKSGDALNVVIMLPFGFDTNDSKYRSISTDFLTGAKLAIERNAKSGQKLDVKVVDAGNEASFKNSLTQINKNNTDLIIGPFFKSSVVEVLNYVQKEKIPVVAPFANSEDLYGYDNLIIVETTGDSYAKRIVEEVGKVYSDQKIYIVSGSDKADANLVKSGLEKSFKNPNITMVNSPLDIQLDKNMMTGQSAPVIAILASSNEELGNAFTSRIIQMNSEVPQTKSFSLAYSSSFEKKEKEIGHLVYLMDRKINTEGSFEKEILGDYKEKYCKTPSKYAVIGFDVVNDILTRENKKGEVFKQIGKVQTQLATKFEYVRAKKNGAYINTGYRVVRLEPQN; the protein is encoded by the coding sequence ATGGTAAAAAAGATCTTATTGTTATCGGCGTTTGCGATGTTTTCGGCGGTTAGTGCCCAGAAAAAGCATACTGTAGCAAAGGGCGACAATCCATATAATATTGCCAAGAGATACGGAATTACACTGGATGAACTTTTGAAGCTGAATCCCGGTGTGAAAGACGGTAAAGTGAACATTGGCGATGTACTGGTAGTGGATAAAAAATCTGCAGCCACAGCAAGTGAGAGAAAAACTGCCGTGCCTTCGACACCGAAAAACAGCGGTGAAATGGGATACATCACGCTACAGCCGAAACAAACGGTTTACGGCATTACCAAGCAGTACCATATAACCGAAACCGAACTGAGAGCTATAAATCCTAACCTGGATTCCAATATGAAAATTGGGGATAAGGTGGCCCTGCCATTGGAGAAGATCAGAAAATACGGTGCCGGACAAACCCAGGAAGCTGCTAAAGCCGCAGAAACTGCTACTGCGAACGGGACCGTTGTAAAACAAAATGCTGATGCAGATTCGTATGTCGTTCAGCCTAAAGACAACTACTACAGGATTACAAAAAACTTCAATATCACTCAGGACCAGCTTTTTGCAATGAATCCGGGTCTTGAACAGAAGGGTTTGCAGCCTGGCGATGTGCTGAAAGTAAAAGGAAGCGCAGCGAAAGCTGCAGAAACGATACCAGAGCGGGCTTCCCAAAGCCCATCACCTTCGGAGACGGTTACGGCTGTTGCAGATGATTATGTGACTTATACCGTAAGAGATGGTGATACCGTTTTCGGAATCTTGAACAGATTTGGAGTTTCTCTGGATGAACTGCTTTCTCTGAACCCTGAATTATCAAACGGTCTGAAAGCGGGAATGGTCTTAAAAATCAAGAAACTTGATGCCCAGTACGTCAAAAAATCCGGCGATGCGCTGAACGTGGTGATCATGTTACCTTTCGGGTTTGATACGAATGACAGCAAATACAGAAGCATTTCAACAGATTTCCTTACCGGTGCGAAACTTGCGATCGAAAGGAATGCGAAAAGCGGTCAGAAGCTCGACGTGAAAGTTGTGGATGCGGGTAATGAAGCTTCTTTCAAAAACAGCCTTACACAGATCAATAAGAACAATACAGATCTAATTATCGGACCTTTTTTCAAATCGTCAGTGGTTGAAGTTTTGAATTACGTTCAGAAAGAGAAAATTCCGGTTGTTGCACCTTTTGCAAATTCGGAAGATCTCTATGGTTACGACAACCTGATCATCGTGGAAACTACCGGTGATTCTTACGCAAAAAGAATCGTGGAAGAGGTGGGTAAAGTGTATTCTGACCAGAAAATCTATATCGTTTCAGGTTCAGATAAAGCCGATGCCAACCTTGTAAAATCCGGTTTGGAGAAATCCTTTAAAAATCCAAATATCACGATGGTGAATTCACCACTCGATATACAGCTGGATAAAAACATGATGACTGGCCAGTCTGCGCCGGTGATTGCAATCCTTGCTTCGAGCAATGAGGAGCTTGGCAATGCCTTTACCAGCAGGATTATCCAGATGAACAGTGAGGTTCCGCAAACCAAATCTTTCAGTCTTGCTTACAGCTCCAGCTTTGAGAAAAAGGAAAAAGAGATTGGGCATTTGGTTTATCTGATGGACCGAAAAATCAACACAGAAGGCAGTTTTGAGAAAGAAATTCTAGGTGATTATAAAGAAAAGTACTGCAAAACGCCTTCGAAATATGCTGTGATCGGTTTCGATGTGGTAAATGATATTTTAACCCGTGAAAACAAGAAAGGAGAAGTTTTCAAACAGATCGGAAAGGTACAGACACAACTGGCAACAAAATTTGAATACGTAAGGGCCAAAAAGAATGGCGCATATATCAACACCGGGTACAGAGTAGTGAGGCTGGAGCCTCAGAACTAA
- the fabD gene encoding ACP S-malonyltransferase — protein sequence MKKALVFPGQGSQFVGMGKELYDSRRDIKDLMTTANDILGFDILSAMFSGTEEDLKKTSVTQPAIFIHSVAAVKAINAIGAEMVAGHSLGEFSALVANGVLSFEDGLRLVSERAQAMQEACDANPSAMAAVLGLEDSKVEEICAQIDGIVVPANYNCPGQLVISGETAAVEAACEALKEAGAKRALKLPVNGAFHSPLMQPAQDRLAAAIEKTKFGKATMPIYQNITTTAVTNPDEIKKNLIAQLTGPVKWTQTIQNMVKDGAGIFIEVGPGKTLQGLIKKIDPEVTASSAL from the coding sequence ATGAAGAAAGCATTAGTTTTTCCCGGTCAAGGTTCTCAGTTTGTCGGGATGGGAAAAGAGTTGTACGATTCCCGCAGAGATATTAAGGACCTGATGACCACTGCAAATGACATTTTAGGCTTTGATATCTTGTCGGCAATGTTCAGCGGTACCGAGGAAGACCTTAAAAAAACAAGCGTAACACAACCGGCAATTTTCATTCATTCCGTAGCAGCAGTGAAAGCCATCAACGCGATTGGTGCCGAAATGGTTGCCGGGCACAGTTTGGGCGAATTCTCTGCCCTGGTTGCCAACGGTGTTCTGTCTTTCGAAGACGGGCTTCGTTTGGTTTCCGAAAGAGCACAAGCAATGCAGGAGGCCTGCGACGCAAATCCAAGTGCTATGGCGGCGGTTTTAGGTTTGGAAGATTCGAAAGTAGAAGAAATTTGTGCCCAGATCGACGGAATTGTGGTGCCTGCCAACTATAACTGTCCTGGCCAACTCGTGATTTCCGGTGAGACCGCGGCGGTAGAAGCTGCCTGTGAAGCATTGAAAGAGGCTGGAGCAAAAAGAGCTTTAAAACTTCCGGTAAACGGAGCTTTCCATTCGCCTTTGATGCAGCCGGCGCAAGACAGACTGGCCGCAGCGATTGAAAAGACCAAGTTCGGTAAGGCTACAATGCCGATTTACCAAAATATAACCACTACGGCCGTTACCAATCCGGATGAGATCAAGAAAAACCTCATCGCTCAGCTTACAGGCCCGGTAAAATGGACGCAAACCATTCAGAATATGGTTAAAGACGGTGCCGGAATCTTCATTGAAGTTGGTCCGGGTAAGACGCTTCAGGGTTTAATTAAGAAAATTGATCCCGAAGTTACTGCTTCCTCAGCACTCTAG
- a CDS encoding GYDIA family GHMP kinase, whose amino-acid sequence MGKIFSPGKLLLTSEYVVLDGALALAVPTQLGQEFFFEETDDGKSVIYWEAYHQNQLWLKTEIDYKNGGILHANLKEPAEFILKVLTKVAELSEIKFKNGVSYRLKTNLQFPSNFGLGSSSTLMNNLAEWAGTDAYLLSDSTLGGSGYDIAVAKEKNAILFQIKDQTRISNPVSFNPEFSKDLIFIHLNQKQDSREGISLYRSKTKSPTLIDEFSEITEKVLVARNIDEFSFLMVEHERKLSEFLGLQTVKEKFFADCPSFVKSLGAWGGDFVMASRFSGFRDYFSGKGFGTVFSYAELID is encoded by the coding sequence ATGGGTAAGATATTTTCACCCGGAAAATTATTACTCACTTCAGAATATGTCGTTCTCGACGGAGCTCTTGCTTTGGCTGTTCCAACACAGCTGGGGCAGGAGTTTTTTTTTGAAGAAACCGACGATGGCAAATCGGTTATTTATTGGGAGGCGTACCACCAAAATCAACTTTGGTTAAAAACAGAAATTGATTATAAAAACGGAGGGATTCTGCATGCAAATCTTAAGGAGCCTGCCGAATTCATTTTAAAGGTTTTAACGAAAGTTGCTGAGCTTTCTGAGATTAAATTTAAAAATGGCGTTTCGTACCGCTTAAAAACCAATCTTCAGTTTCCGTCCAATTTCGGTTTGGGCAGCAGTTCAACCCTGATGAACAACCTTGCCGAATGGGCAGGAACCGATGCTTATTTACTGAGCGATTCCACGCTTGGCGGAAGCGGATACGATATTGCCGTAGCAAAAGAAAAAAATGCGATCTTATTTCAGATTAAAGATCAAACCCGTATTTCAAACCCCGTCTCTTTCAATCCTGAATTTTCAAAAGACCTAATTTTTATTCATCTGAACCAAAAACAGGATTCCCGGGAAGGCATCAGTCTTTACCGCTCCAAAACAAAATCTCCCACGCTGATCGATGAATTTTCTGAAATTACTGAAAAGGTTCTGGTTGCCCGCAATATCGATGAATTTTCATTTCTGATGGTTGAGCATGAACGAAAACTGTCAGAATTTTTGGGTTTGCAGACCGTTAAGGAAAAATTTTTTGCGGATTGCCCTTCCTTTGTGAAAAGTTTGGGCGCCTGGGGCGGCGATTTTGTGATGGCTTCCCGGTTTAGCGGTTTCCGGGATTATTTTTCGGGAAAAGGTTTCGGTACAGTTTTTTCGTATGCTGAATTAATAGACTGA
- the pckA gene encoding phosphoenolpyruvate carboxykinase (ATP) — protein MKNIRIIQELHELGITGYREVSYNPSYEELYQAEMSEKNKGYEKGVVTESGAVAVKTGIFTGRSPKDRYIVLDDVTRDTINWDGKVNFPTTPEIFKSCKERVLEQLASSNKLYVVDAFCGTNPDTRLKVRFVMEVAWQAHFVTNMFIRPSNYELENFGKPDFIVMNGSKTTNPDWKEQGLNSENFVMFNLTERIQIIGGTWYGGEMKKGMFAMMNYYLPLKGMASMHCSANVGEEGDVALFFGLSGTGKTTLSADPKRYLIGDDEHGWDDNGVFNYEGGCYAKVIDLTEEKEPDIFRAIKRDALLENVVVHDNGEIDYKDGSITENTRVSYPIYHINKIVLPSKAGHAKKIVYLSADAFGVLPPVSVLDDDQAQYHFLCGYTSKLAGTERGITEPQPSFSPAFGEAFLTLHPTMYSKTLIGKMQEHGAKAYLVNTGWNGTGKRISLKDTRAIIDAILDGSIDSAPKTRIPIMNLEIPTALPNVSEGILDPRDSYSDVSEWEAKAKDLAARYIENFEQYCDNDEAKKLVAAGPQL, from the coding sequence ATGAAAAACATTAGAATCATTCAGGAACTGCACGAATTGGGGATTACCGGCTATCGGGAGGTGTCGTATAACCCAAGCTACGAGGAACTATACCAGGCAGAAATGTCTGAAAAAAACAAAGGGTACGAAAAAGGCGTTGTGACTGAATCTGGTGCTGTGGCGGTAAAAACAGGAATTTTTACCGGACGTTCGCCCAAAGACAGATATATCGTACTGGATGATGTTACAAGAGATACGATTAACTGGGACGGAAAAGTGAATTTTCCGACCACTCCGGAGATATTCAAGTCCTGTAAAGAGAGAGTTCTTGAACAGCTGGCAAGCTCCAACAAACTTTATGTGGTAGATGCTTTCTGCGGTACAAACCCAGATACAAGGCTGAAAGTAAGATTTGTGATGGAGGTGGCCTGGCAGGCACATTTTGTGACCAATATGTTCATCCGTCCTTCAAATTATGAACTTGAAAACTTTGGCAAACCGGATTTCATCGTCATGAACGGTTCTAAAACTACAAATCCAGACTGGAAAGAGCAGGGCTTGAACTCTGAGAACTTCGTGATGTTCAACCTTACGGAAAGAATTCAGATCATTGGTGGTACGTGGTACGGCGGTGAAATGAAGAAAGGAATGTTTGCCATGATGAACTACTACCTTCCGCTTAAAGGAATGGCCTCTATGCACTGCTCAGCAAACGTAGGAGAGGAAGGCGATGTTGCTTTGTTCTTCGGACTTTCCGGAACAGGGAAAACGACACTTTCTGCAGATCCTAAAAGATATCTGATTGGTGATGATGAGCACGGTTGGGATGATAACGGTGTCTTCAACTATGAAGGGGGCTGCTACGCAAAAGTAATCGACCTCACTGAAGAAAAGGAACCGGACATCTTCAGAGCCATTAAAAGAGATGCTCTTCTTGAGAACGTTGTGGTACACGATAATGGTGAAATCGATTACAAAGACGGCTCAATTACCGAAAATACGCGTGTTTCATATCCGATCTATCACATCAATAAAATTGTGCTCCCTTCAAAGGCCGGTCACGCTAAAAAAATCGTTTACCTATCCGCTGATGCGTTCGGTGTATTGCCGCCGGTTTCAGTGCTGGATGATGATCAGGCACAGTACCACTTCCTTTGCGGTTATACTTCCAAACTTGCCGGTACCGAAAGAGGGATTACCGAGCCACAGCCTTCATTCTCCCCGGCTTTTGGTGAGGCTTTCCTTACCCTTCACCCAACGATGTATTCTAAAACGCTGATCGGGAAGATGCAGGAGCACGGTGCAAAAGCTTATTTGGTAAACACCGGATGGAACGGAACCGGTAAACGTATTTCACTGAAAGATACCAGAGCGATTATTGATGCGATCCTCGACGGATCAATCGACAGCGCTCCAAAGACCAGAATTCCAATTATGAATCTTGAAATTCCTACGGCCTTGCCAAATGTTTCTGAAGGAATTTTAGACCCGAGAGACAGCTACAGCGACGTTTCCGAATGGGAAGCGAAAGCTAAAGATTTAGCTGCGAGATATATCGAGAATTTTGAGCAGTACTGTGATAATGATGAGGCTAAAAAATTGGTAGCTGCAGGGCCACAGTTGTAA
- a CDS encoding type II 3-dehydroquinate dehydratase, protein MKILIVNGPNLNLLGTREPQIYGNKSMEDVLGELKAEFSSDEFSYFQSNSEGAIIDHLQQADFDALIINPGAYTHYSYAIADCLKNIQKTKIEVHISHIYQREEFRQKSVTAPYTNGLISGFGTKGYRLAVLSLK, encoded by the coding sequence ATGAAAATTCTTATTGTTAACGGACCCAATCTCAACCTTCTCGGAACACGCGAACCGCAAATATATGGCAACAAGTCCATGGAAGATGTTTTAGGCGAGCTGAAAGCTGAATTTAGCAGTGATGAATTTTCGTATTTCCAGTCGAATTCCGAAGGCGCAATTATAGACCATTTACAGCAGGCTGATTTTGACGCCTTGATCATAAATCCGGGTGCATATACCCATTACTCCTATGCGATTGCAGACTGCCTGAAAAACATTCAGAAAACTAAAATAGAGGTGCACATCAGCCATATTTATCAGCGGGAAGAGTTCAGACAGAAATCGGTCACCGCACCTTACACAAATGGGCTGATTTCCGGATTTGGAACCAAAGGTTACAGACTTGCGGTTTTAAGCTTAAAATAA
- a CDS encoding phage integrase SAM-like domain-containing protein, whose product MASVNFLLRSAVKKNDPFTARLQFSNPSKITDSNKFGLDFVEVKTRIFVFNPEEVKEMPLVDGQRFWKEFKKYKGSDINIKNRIERINSEQNKFRSFILDRFEAAYPEGCDSLPSKEWLSSVAKEYYDDIIRAEARKKNLEKPNELIWHFDNYIKVKGLELKPRTILKLQDTKKIVAGFEEFQSSIKGYSFQVLIPDVDELLKYDLVSYLQNNMHYSKNTIAKTIKIIRTICNYSKRYGIELSPMYEEFRMAYDDKDVVYLSFEELQTIKNADLPDELDNARKWLYISSFLGQRISDFMRFEKTMIRRDGTAYFIDFVQAKTNKKMALLLHPEVVKILKENDMNFPAAIDEPAYNDQIRKVCELSGLTEKVKGSILTEIDKGVWRNVEGVYPKYKLISSHIGRKSYCTNFYGKIPTALILEVSGHSEERTLLEYIGKKDASRSEMIKNYYQNIDITKD is encoded by the coding sequence ATGGCTTCAGTTAATTTCTTACTGCGTTCTGCAGTTAAAAAAAATGATCCTTTCACTGCAAGATTACAATTCAGTAATCCTTCAAAAATTACAGATTCCAATAAGTTTGGTCTTGACTTCGTAGAAGTGAAAACAAGAATATTCGTTTTTAATCCGGAAGAGGTTAAGGAAATGCCTTTAGTAGATGGCCAAAGATTTTGGAAGGAATTTAAGAAATACAAAGGTTCTGATATCAATATTAAGAATCGTATTGAAAGAATAAATTCAGAGCAGAATAAATTCAGATCTTTTATACTTGACAGATTTGAAGCTGCATATCCTGAAGGTTGTGATTCATTACCAAGTAAGGAATGGCTTTCTTCAGTAGCTAAAGAATATTATGATGATATTATCAGAGCTGAAGCCAGGAAGAAGAACCTGGAGAAACCAAACGAACTTATATGGCACTTCGACAACTATATCAAGGTGAAAGGTTTAGAGTTGAAGCCAAGAACTATCTTGAAGCTTCAGGATACTAAAAAAATAGTAGCAGGCTTTGAGGAATTTCAATCTTCAATAAAAGGATATTCTTTCCAGGTATTAATTCCTGATGTAGATGAACTATTGAAATATGATTTAGTTTCCTATCTGCAGAATAATATGCATTATTCAAAAAATACCATTGCCAAAACAATTAAGATCATTAGAACTATCTGCAATTATTCCAAAAGATATGGTATTGAGTTAAGCCCAATGTATGAGGAATTCAGAATGGCTTATGATGATAAGGATGTAGTTTATCTTTCATTTGAAGAACTTCAGACAATTAAGAATGCTGATCTTCCGGATGAACTTGATAATGCTCGGAAATGGCTTTATATCAGCAGTTTTTTAGGCCAAAGGATTTCTGATTTTATGCGCTTTGAAAAAACTATGATCCGTAGAGATGGTACTGCTTACTTTATTGATTTTGTTCAGGCAAAAACTAATAAAAAGATGGCTTTGCTCCTTCACCCGGAAGTAGTTAAAATTCTTAAAGAAAATGATATGAATTTTCCTGCAGCTATAGATGAACCTGCTTATAATGATCAGATAAGAAAAGTTTGTGAGCTTTCCGGATTAACAGAGAAAGTAAAAGGTTCAATCCTTACTGAAATTGATAAAGGAGTTTGGAGAAATGTAGAAGGAGTTTATCCAAAATATAAACTGATCAGCAGCCATATCGGAAGAAAATCATATTGCACCAATTTTTATGGTAAAATTCCTACTGCTTTAATACTTGAAGTTTCAGGACATTCTGAAGAAAGAACTTTGCTGGAGTATATCGGTAAGAAGGATGCTTCGAGATCTGAAATGATTAAAAACTATTATCAGAATATTGATATTACAAAAGATTAA
- a CDS encoding DUF3987 domain-containing protein has product MNAVRMNVDQLKESIKESFKDDQQNIPLEVFPEVVREIISEKTKQSLAVEFLFASALAAVSIAIGNSFKVELIPGMFTNASLYVSVVAESGSGKTEGIESFLKPLLQIESENNKRFLEEEKQYQKNKALPLDQQQDIPKPYRKQRIMQDLTAEAFADRMEKNPGGLGGYVDEIKGFVTSQGQYKGGKGNDRQFWLSVWNGKKAMKDRVNQSIFIENVFFTLIGGIQKEEASELFMKMFSDGFAPRFLFVVADNLTPLKWNLDPVDASMDATWDKIIRSIIEMQPENNESRLVKFERDAAELLVNWRNNQSRANNFAMRLFDAKLQIYAIRFSLVLHILKRAVEGTFYDDDLIELETAENALKLVKYFRDNAEKMTKAMKLDDPLESLDANKLTLYDMLPDQFTTGEGEQIAKNNKLLGHTAFNTFLKNKRLFKKLGQGNYEKLIADGNDN; this is encoded by the coding sequence ATGAATGCGGTAAGAATGAATGTAGATCAGTTGAAGGAATCAATCAAAGAATCTTTCAAAGATGATCAGCAGAATATTCCGCTGGAAGTATTTCCTGAAGTGGTACGTGAAATTATTTCTGAAAAAACAAAGCAGAGCTTGGCGGTGGAATTCTTATTTGCTTCAGCACTTGCAGCGGTTTCTATTGCTATTGGGAATTCTTTCAAAGTAGAATTAATTCCGGGAATGTTTACAAATGCTTCGCTGTATGTATCGGTAGTTGCTGAAAGTGGCAGCGGAAAAACCGAAGGCATAGAATCTTTTCTGAAGCCTTTGCTGCAGATTGAATCAGAAAACAATAAGAGATTTTTAGAGGAGGAAAAGCAATACCAAAAGAACAAAGCGCTTCCATTAGATCAGCAGCAGGATATTCCAAAGCCCTACAGAAAGCAGCGTATAATGCAGGATTTGACTGCAGAAGCATTTGCTGATAGGATGGAAAAGAATCCAGGTGGATTAGGGGGATATGTAGATGAAATAAAAGGCTTTGTGACTTCACAAGGACAGTACAAAGGTGGAAAAGGTAATGATAGGCAGTTTTGGCTTTCAGTGTGGAATGGAAAGAAAGCAATGAAAGACAGAGTTAATCAGTCTATTTTTATTGAAAATGTTTTCTTCACGCTTATTGGTGGAATTCAGAAGGAAGAAGCCAGCGAACTATTTATGAAAATGTTTTCTGATGGATTTGCACCGAGATTCTTATTTGTTGTGGCTGACAATCTTACACCATTAAAATGGAACTTGGACCCGGTAGATGCAAGTATGGATGCTACATGGGATAAGATAATCAGATCAATAATTGAAATGCAGCCGGAAAACAATGAATCCAGGCTCGTAAAATTTGAAAGAGATGCCGCTGAATTACTTGTTAATTGGAGAAATAACCAAAGCCGGGCAAATAACTTCGCAATGCGCTTATTTGATGCAAAACTGCAGATATATGCAATCAGGTTTTCTTTGGTTCTGCATATCCTGAAAAGGGCAGTAGAAGGTACTTTTTATGATGATGATCTTATTGAATTAGAAACTGCTGAAAATGCGCTTAAGTTGGTGAAATACTTCCGGGATAATGCTGAAAAGATGACCAAAGCCATGAAGCTGGATGATCCTTTAGAATCTTTGGATGCCAATAAACTGACTTTGTACGATATGCTTCCGGATCAGTTTACTACCGGTGAAGGAGAGCAGATTGCGAAGAATAACAAATTGTTAGGGCATACGGCCTTTAATACTTTCCTGAAAAACAAAAGGCTTTTCAAGAAGTTAGGGCAGGGTAATTACGAAAAACTTATTGCAGATGGAAACGATAATTAA
- a CDS encoding DUF6371 domain-containing protein has protein sequence METIINYRFKLDRSSKKYICPQCGKKELVKYKDAAGNYQGDEFGRCDRADKCGYLRYPDTVSESTSDYVAPVRKPQVYFPKEYLQKTRKNFDQNVFLQNMEKAGIPSEKIKKVEDYQVGTITKGKYAGGICFPYIDKHNRVHSVQVKVFNSENKTIDQNWLHSILYYHFKASGNIPQWLTDYHNNEKKTNCFFGEHLLEVYPSKEIIIAESPKNAILGSFILPEYLWMASGSLSTLSVNKLRKLKGRKILLIPDTSPESVAFDQWKLICDEAVEAGIKVQMCRFIEDMATENQKAAGYDIADYVMDLLKEDPKLFKAASKEISAPVPARKEYNSDNLKAFAGEILEECDSLPAEVLLNKIRDSKHFAGENPIDVVSQMRLKNIIDCTSFNTYFLFNSTPF, from the coding sequence ATGGAAACGATAATTAACTACAGATTCAAGCTGGATAGATCTTCCAAAAAGTATATCTGCCCACAATGCGGTAAAAAGGAACTTGTCAAGTATAAGGATGCTGCAGGAAATTATCAAGGGGATGAATTCGGCCGATGCGACAGAGCTGACAAATGCGGTTATCTGCGTTATCCTGATACTGTTTCTGAAAGTACTTCCGATTATGTGGCACCAGTGAGAAAGCCACAAGTTTACTTTCCTAAAGAATACCTGCAAAAAACCAGGAAGAACTTTGATCAGAATGTATTTCTGCAGAACATGGAAAAGGCTGGTATTCCTTCAGAGAAAATCAAGAAAGTAGAAGATTATCAGGTGGGAACAATTACCAAAGGTAAGTATGCCGGTGGTATCTGCTTTCCTTACATTGATAAGCATAATAGAGTGCATTCTGTTCAAGTGAAAGTCTTTAATTCTGAAAATAAAACTATTGACCAAAATTGGCTGCATTCTATTCTCTATTATCATTTTAAAGCTTCAGGAAATATTCCGCAATGGCTTACAGATTACCATAATAACGAGAAGAAAACAAACTGCTTTTTTGGTGAGCATTTACTCGAAGTATATCCTTCAAAGGAAATAATTATTGCAGAAAGTCCAAAGAATGCCATTTTAGGCAGTTTCATTCTGCCGGAATACTTGTGGATGGCTTCAGGTTCTTTAAGTACTTTAAGCGTAAACAAACTGCGTAAACTGAAGGGAAGAAAAATACTTCTGATTCCTGATACTTCACCGGAAAGCGTAGCCTTTGATCAGTGGAAACTTATTTGTGATGAAGCAGTTGAAGCAGGGATAAAAGTGCAAATGTGCAGGTTTATCGAAGACATGGCTACAGAAAATCAGAAAGCTGCCGGATATGATATTGCTGATTATGTGATGGATTTACTGAAGGAAGATCCGAAATTATTTAAGGCTGCTTCAAAAGAGATATCTGCACCGGTTCCGGCCAGGAAGGAATATAATTCTGATAATCTAAAAGCATTTGCCGGTGAGATTCTCGAAGAGTGCGATTCCTTACCAGCTGAAGTATTACTGAACAAAATTAGAGATTCAAAACATTTTGCTGGCGAAAATCCTATTGATGTAGTTTCCCAAATGCGCTTAAAAAACATTATAGACTGCACCAGCTTTAACACTTATTTTTTATTCAATTCAACACCATTCTAA
- the rpsT gene encoding 30S ribosomal protein S20 — MANHKSALKRIRQNAARRLRNRYYHKTARTAVKVLRNEEDKTAATEQLPKVISLLDKLAKKNIIHKNKAANLKSKLTKHVNKLA, encoded by the coding sequence ATGGCAAATCATAAATCAGCACTAAAGAGAATCAGACAAAACGCAGCAAGAAGACTGCGTAACAGATACTATCACAAAACTGCCAGAACAGCTGTGAAAGTACTAAGAAATGAAGAGGATAAGACGGCTGCTACAGAGCAACTGCCAAAAGTTATCTCTTTGTTGGATAAGCTTGCTAAAAAGAACATTATCCACAAAAACAAAGCAGCTAACCTGAAAAGCAAACTGACTAAACACGTTAATAAATTAGCGTAA
- a CDS encoding type IV toxin-antitoxin system AbiEi family antitoxin domain-containing protein, with protein sequence MDFEKQISALHSQPIPHSVMLSLLKNYKRPNDKIHEMIQKGELLSLKKGLYTLNSELLPEPFAVANAIYGPSYISAESALSFRGIIPEKVFSIVSMTLKRSKNFKNQLGNFEFIKIPAPYYAFGIEQVELRANQFALMATAAKAIMDKVVTTPGIILRSVDSAETFMLENMRMDENQLKELNTAEMQSWISGAPKEDSLKFLIKAIEKL encoded by the coding sequence GTGGATTTTGAAAAACAAATATCAGCCTTACATTCTCAGCCGATTCCTCATTCGGTTATGCTGTCGCTTTTGAAAAACTACAAAAGACCCAACGACAAAATTCACGAAATGATTCAGAAAGGAGAATTGTTATCTTTAAAAAAAGGTCTGTATACCCTTAATTCCGAACTGCTTCCGGAGCCTTTCGCTGTTGCAAATGCTATTTATGGCCCGAGTTATATCTCTGCTGAGTCAGCACTTTCATTCAGGGGAATTATTCCTGAAAAAGTTTTCAGCATTGTATCAATGACTTTGAAGCGTTCCAAAAATTTCAAAAACCAACTTGGAAATTTTGAGTTCATAAAAATTCCTGCGCCTTATTATGCTTTCGGGATTGAGCAAGTAGAACTGCGTGCGAATCAATTTGCTTTAATGGCAACGGCGGCAAAAGCAATTATGGATAAAGTGGTTACAACGCCAGGAATTATTCTCCGAAGCGTGGATTCTGCCGAAACCTTTATGCTGGAAAACATGAGGATGGATGAAAACCAACTAAAGGAATTAAACACCGCAGAAATGCAGAGTTGGATTTCCGGAGCGCCAAAAGAGGATTCGCTGAAGTTTTTAATAAAAGCCATTGAAAAATTATGA